Proteins encoded within one genomic window of Brassica rapa cultivar Chiifu-401-42 chromosome A09, CAAS_Brap_v3.01, whole genome shotgun sequence:
- the LOC103837615 gene encoding protein KOKOPELLI, protein MQSRYCRTNGLFICKRLFFRYSNLTHLSSSSLFLSWFFLNKFLMDPFNFETDLQSLRRLYGLLHSNTNNESIPQAFLLDENTQFLLKRLLDSATNELLARQTKILAQVQLGLPTPSRNSVSRSVIKLPSKVGLTEEVVDSIERIETQLSAFRFCSSRGDRTKTCKSRNMQEHSSSVIPFQRLSEKALMARRQSYQASVSGLRSTRTSNIAPRLRSVNNNAAACDDRALNLESQGSSSLDDQVVLVRSRPPLPHRPKPRESNRMKPTLLDQETETWDEESGNTRSGTSSQVSTTDQESEEESRETGSTTGSSWQTHGESVTESEDSSYKSSGSDDNSQESDSPPHKRRDSSKETLLPHKKSKGRLKRFKEKLGKVFHHHHYHHHHHESKEQGHKPSAWKHLVKKHLQKNKEKLVERRVKSESKGLVTKHKSKGGQFHALVEGLMRHRRGNSKMKKQSHGRKKMKWWQTRRRQGGIKFPKGRRVKLGKTNYLCNKDQEHDGN, encoded by the exons ATGCAGAGTCGTTACTGCCGTACCAACGGTTTATTTATTTGCAAACGGTTATTTTTCCGTTACTCCAATCTGACgcatctctcttcttcttccctctTTCTTTCTTGGTTCTTTCTTAATAAGTTTTTGATGGATCCTTTCAACTTTGAGACCGATCTTCAGTCACTGAGAAGACTATACGGTCTTCTCCACTCAAATACAAACAATGAATCCATACCACAAGCCTTTCTG TTAGATGAGAACACTCAGTTTCTACTAAAGCGTTTGCTTGATTCTGCGACCAATGAGCTTTTGGCTAGACAAACCAAG ATACTTGCACAAGTACAGTTAGGTTTGCCAACACCGAGTAGAAACTCAGTCTCAAGGAGTGTCATTAAATTGCCTAGTAAGGTTGGTTTAACAGAGGAAGTCGTTGATTCAATCGAACGTATCGAAACACAACTTTCTGCTTTTCGTTTTTGCTCTAGTCGTGGTGATAGAACAAAGACGTGCAAGTCACGCAACATGCAAGAACACTCATCTTCTGTAATACCTTTTCAACGGTTAAGCGAGAAAGCATTGATGGCCCGAAGACAAAGCTATCAAGCTTCTGTGTCTGGTTTGAGGAGTACAAGAACCTCGAATATAGCACCTCGTCTTAGAAGTGTGAATAATAATGCTGCAGCTTGTGATGATCGAGCTTTGAATCTTGAGTCACAAGGAAGCAGTTCTCTTGATGATCAAGTTGTTTTGGTCAGGTCACGTCCGCCGTTACCTCATCGTCCTAAGCCAAGAGAGAGTAACAGAATGAAACCAACTTTGTTGGATCAAGAAACCGAGACATGGGATGAAGAGAGTGGTAACACACGGTCTGGAACAAGCTCACAAGTTTCTACGACAGATCAAGAATCAGAAGAGGAGTCTAGAGAAACAGGTTCAACCACTGGGTCAAGCTGGCAAACTCATGGTGAGAGCGTCACCGAGTCAGAAGACTCATCGTATAAATCATCAGGGAGTGATGATAACTCTCAAGAAAGTGACTCTCCTCCACACAAAAGGAGAGACAGCTCAAAGGAGACTCTCCTCCCTCACAAAAAGTCTAAAGGGAGGCTTAAAAGATTCAAGGAGAAGCTAGGTAAAGTGTTCCACCATCACcactaccaccaccaccaccatgaGAGTAAAGAGCAAGGCCACAAGCCATCAGCATGGAAGCATTTAGTGAAGAAACATCTTCAGAAAAACAAAGAGAAGTTGGTTGAGAGGAGGGTGAAGTCAGAATCGAAAGGTTTGGTGACTAAACATAAGAGCAAAGGTGGGCAGTTTCATGCGTTAGTGGAAGGGTTGATGAGACATCGTAGAGGAAATTCGAAGATGAAAAAGCAGAGCCATGgcaggaagaagatgaagtggTGGCAAACACGTAGACGTCAAGGTGGTATCAAGTTTCCTAAGGGAAGGAGGGTTAAGTTAGGAAAGACAAATTACTTGTGTAACAAGGATCAAGAACATGATGGAAACTAG
- the LOC103837501 gene encoding uncharacterized protein LOC103837501 codes for MGKENQLETANCGVNEHGSPPVKNNEELAAVEARYSTDSGDSGLPTCRVCHSTESDKRGDAALGLLEITPPVPEARKSNADEAEAEQKSCIVKSNIDIELGIQQQHQGALIELGCSCKNELALVHYACALKWFLNHGSTVCEICGNAAENIKTGDFNKVVIALRDYTALRERTDPNSVLPVSTDEAAVIRRQRLSEISSWFGPHSLNNNNNSNSSVAASQEQPLGVVSFDMLPMENHATKWAVEGTGILLATGLLTVTLVWLIAPRVDKKTARSGIHILLGGLCALIVVIFFRFVVLTRIRYGPARYWVILFIFWFLVFGIWASRSNAHNDT; via the exons ATGGGTAAAGAGAATCAGTTGGAGACAGCAAACTGTGGAGTCAATGAGCACGGTTCTCCACCCGTCAAGAACAACGAAGAACTAGCAGCAGTCGAGGCGCGTTACAGTACAGACAGTGGTGACTCTGGTTTGCCAACTTGTCGTGTATGCCATTCTACAGAATCCGACAAACGAGGAGATGCTGCCTTAGGACTTTTGGAGATCACTCCTCCGGTTCCAGAAGCTCGTAAAAGCAATGCAGACGAAGCTGAGGCTGAGCAGAAGAGTTGTATCGTCAAGAGCAACATTGATATCGAACTGGGAATCCAGCAGCAGCATCAAGGTGCATTGATTGAGCTTGGATGTTCTTGCAAAAACGAGCTTGCGTTGGTACACTACGCTTGTGCGCTCAAATGGTTCCTCAACCACGGTTCTACAGTCTGTGAGATCTGCGGGAATGCGGCGGAAAATATAAAAACTGGTGATTTCAACAAAGTGGTCATTGCCTTGAGAGATTACACGGCGCTAAGAGAAAGAACAGATCCAAACTCTGTATTACCGGTGAGTACAGATGAAGCTGCTGTCATTAGAAGGCAACGACTTAGTGAGATATCTTCATGGTTTGGTCCTCATTCcctgaacaacaacaacaacagcaacagctCTGTTGCGGCTTCTCAGGAACAACCTTTAGGTGTTGTGAGCTTTGACATGTTGCCAATGGAAAACCATGCAACTAAATGGGCTGTGGAAGGTACTGGGATTCTACTTGCTACCGGTTTGCTCACTGTTACTTTGGTCTGGCTCATTGCTCCTCGTGTTGATAAG AAAACTGCTAGGAGTGGAATTCATATTCTTCTTGGTGGTCTATGTGCTTTAATAGTagtcatcttcttcagattt GTTGTGCTCACTAGAATTAGGTATGGTCCTGCACGCTACTGGGTAATCTTGTTCATCTTCTGGTTTCTTGTGTTTGGTATTTGGGCTTCTCGTTCGAATGCTCACAATGACACTTGA
- the LOC103837502 gene encoding probable glucan 1,3-alpha-glucosidase, whose translation MRSLLFTLSLLCFASQTSLSWKKEEFRTCDQTPFCKRARSRAPGTCSLIATDVTISDGDLVAKLTPKDNDDHINPLILSLSVYRNGIVRLRIDEDHSLNPPKKRFRVPDVVVSELEAKKIRLEKFATENDPPSSVVHVGDGYEAVVRHEPFEVYVRERSGDRRRVVSLNSHGLFDFEQLGKKGEGDNWEEKFRTHTDSRPFGSQSISFDVSFYDSSFVYGIPEHATSFALKPTKGPGVEESAEPYRLFNLDVFEYDHESPFGLYGSIPFMVSHGGTGKSSGFFWLNAAEMQIDVLAEGWDAESGGGDSRINTLWMSEAGIVDTFFFVGPEPKDVVRQYASVTGTSAMPQLFATGYHQCRWNYKDEEDVAQVDSKFDEYDIPYDVLWLDIEHTDGKRYFTWDSALFPNPEEMQKKLDVKGRRMVTIVDPHIKRDDSYFLHKEATEMGYYVKDSSGKDFDGWCWPGSSSYIDMLSPEIREWWGGRFSYKNYVGSTPSLYIWNDMNEPSVFNGPEVTMPRDALHVGGVEHREVHNAYGYYFHMATSDGLVMRGEGKDRPFVLSRAIFPGTQRYGAIWTGDNTAEWEHLRVSIPMLLTLGLTGITFSGADIGGFFGNPEPELLVRWYQVGAYYPFFRGHAHHDTKRREPWLFGERNTELMRDAIHTRYTLLPYFYTLFREANVTGVPVLRPLWMEFPQDEATFSNDEAFMVGNGLLVQGVYTKGTTHASVYLPGEESWYDLRNGKRYVGGKIHKMDAPEESIPAFQRAGTIIPRKDRFRRSSFQMDNDPYTLVVALNSSQEADGELYIDDGKSFEFKRGAYIHRRFVFSNGVLTSTNIAPPEASLSSQCLIDRIILLGHSSGPNSALVEPLNQKAEIEMGPLRMGGLVASSGTRVLTIRKPGVRVDQDWTIKIL comes from the exons ATGAGATCCCTTCTCTTCACACTGTCACTCCTCTGCTTCGCCTCACAAACGTCTCTCTCATGGAAGAAGGAAGAGTTCCGCACCTGCGACCAAACTCCCTTCTGCAAACGCGCTCGATCCCGCGCCCCCGGAACCTGCTCCCTAATCGCAACCGACGTCACCATCTCCGACGGAGATCTCGTCGCGAAGCTAACACCCAAAGATAACGACGATCACATCAATCCGCTGATTCTCTCTCTATCGGTTTACCGAAACGGGATCGTGCGCCTGAGAATCGACGAGGATCACTCGTTAAACCCGCCGAAGAAGAGATTCAGAGTTCCCGACGTGGTGGTCTCCGAGCTCGAGGCGAAGAAGATCCGCCTCGAGAAATTCGCCACGGAGAACGATCCTCCGTCTTCGGTCGTTCACGTCGGAGACGGCTACGAGGCGGTGGTGCGGCACGAGCCGTTCGAGGTGTACGTGCGCGAGAGATCAGGCGATCGCCGTCGCGTAGTGTCTTTAAACTCTCACGGATTGTTTGATTTCGAGCAGTTGGGGAAGAAAGGGGAAGGAGATAACTGGGAAGAGAAGTTTAGAACTCACACTGACTCGAGACCGTTCGGTTCTCAATCGATTAGCTTCGATGTATCGTTTTATGATTCTAGTTTTGTTTATGGGATACCTGAACACGCTACTAGCTTTGCTTTAAAGCCCACTAAGGGCCCAGGAGTTGAGGAGTCTGCTGAACCGTATAGGTTGTTTAATCTCGACGTGTTTGAGTACGACCATGAGTCTCCCTTCGGGCTCTACGGATCGATCCCCTTCATGGTTTCACATGGGGGAACTGGTAAAAGTTCCGGTTTTTTCTGGTTGAATGCTGCTGAGATGCAGATCGATGTTTTAGCTGAGGGATGGGATGCAGAGAGTGGTGGTGGAGATAGTAGAATTAATACATTGTGGATGAGTGAGGCAGGGATTGTGGATACCTTCTTTTTCGTCGGCCCTGAGCCTAAGGATGTTGTGAGGCAGTATGCTAGTGTGACTGGTACTTCAGCTATGCCTCAGTTGTTTGCTACTGGTTATCATCAGTGTAGGTGGAACTATAAAGATGAGGAGGATGTGGCGCAGGTGGACTCGAAGTTTGACGAGTATGATATTCCTTATGATGTTCTGTGGCTTGATATTGAGCATACGGATGGGAAGAGGTACTTTACGTGGGACAGTGCGTTGTTTCCGAACCCTGAGGAGATGCAGAAGAAGTTGGATGTGAAGGGGAGGCGGATGGTGACGATTGTGGATCCTCATATCAAGAGGGATGACTCTTACTTTTTGCATAAGGAGGCTACAGAGATGGGGTATTATGTTAAGGACTCGTCTGGGAAAGACTTTGATGGTTGGTGCTGGCCTGGTTCGTCGTCTTATATTGATATGTTGAGTCCGGAGATTAGGGAGTGGTGGGGTGGGAGATTCTCGTATAAGAACTACGTTGGTTCAACTCCCTCGTTGTATATTTGGAATGATATGAATGAGCCTTCCGTGTTCAATGGTCCAGAGGTTACTATGCCGAGGGATGCGTTGCATGTGGGTGGCGTTGAACACAGGGAAGTTCATAACGCTTATGGGTATTACTTTCACATGGCGACTTCAGATGGACTTGTGATGCGTGGAGAAGGGAAGGATAGGCCTTTTGTGTTGTCGAGAGCGATCTTTCCTGGTACTCAAAGATACGGAGCGATTTGGACTGGAGATAATACAGCGGAATGGGAACACCTTAGAGTTTCTATTCCAATGTTGTTGACACTTGGTCTTACTGGAATCACCTTCTCAG gaGCTGATATTGGTGGGTTCTTTGGGAATCCTGAACCAGAACTACTAGTTAGGTGGTACCAAGTAGGTGCTTACTATCCATTTTTCAGGGGTCATGCTCATCATGACACCAAAAGACGAGAGCCTTGGTTGTTTGG TGAACGGAACACAGAGCTCATGAGAGATGCTATACACACTCGTTACACGCTGCTCCCATACTTCTACACGTTATTTAGAGAAGCAAACGTTACCGGTGTGCCTGTTCTACGTCCGTTATGGATGGAATTTCCACAAGATGAAGCTACTTTTAGCAACGATGAAGCCTTCATGGTTGGTAATGGTCTGTTGGTTCAAGGTGTTTACACTAAG GGAACAACGCATGCTTCTGTTTATTTGCCTGGCGAAGAATCATGGTATGACTTGAGAAACGGAAAGAGATACGTTGGAGGCAAGATTCACAAGATGGATGCTCCTGAAGAAAGCATTCCTGCGTTTCAAAGGGCTGGAACTATTATCCCGAGGAAAGACAGGTTCCGGCGAAGTTCATTTCAAATGGACAATGATCCTTATACTTTG GTGGTAGCGTTGAACAGTTCTCAAGAAGCAGATGGTGAACTCTACATAGACGATGGCAAAAGTTTTGAATTTAAACGAGGCGCATACATACACCGCCGCTTCGTCTTCTCAAATGGT